The following proteins are encoded in a genomic region of Gimesia algae:
- a CDS encoding c-type cytochrome domain-containing protein, which produces MTNLPAKLMLCCSLCLLASLPDSLPAAEKQIDYPKQIAPLFRKYCEGCHSADDPEGKFAIDSYQGLLKGGKHGLAVLPGDSGSSRLIRMIKGEAKPVMPPEDSGEKLTDAEIALLVEWVNQGAKGPSDKEPARMELTVPDIAPAKSIKKPVASLAWSPETNQIAIARFEEVKLLSPDLKTVIQSWKTLPGKVNSVRFSPDGKWLITSSGTTGLFGQAAIWDVESGKKLHEFVGHKDVLYAAAISPDKKWLATGSYDQNIILWDIATGKQIRSLTGHNGAIFDLAFSPDSTTLASASADATVKVWQVSTGKRLDTLSQPLKEQYSVTFSPDGNFILAAGADNRIRKWRFVSRTSTKINPLIYARFAHENPVTQIAFSPDGKLLASISDDQSLKIWDASQLILLNVQENLPALPTSVVFSADSKETLVGYSNGLIEKIELPPQLSPARETQNSVAATRKAAVPAAPVSKTVSLQEQEPNNQPIDATQLKASAIVVSGVISSDKPEQPDIDLYRFESKAGQEWLIETNAARKKSKLDSKIEVLDAEGKQIPRVLLRAVRDSYFTFRGKDSNIVNDFRIQNWQEMELNEYLYCNGEVVKLWLYPRGPDSGFNVYPGSGGKRYTYFGTSPITHALHEPCYIVEPHPVGSDLPPNGLPVFTIFYENNDDGRRGLGDDSRLIFQAPQDGVYYVRVSDVRGFQGKDFHYDLTVRPRQPDFKVTLKGANPKINAGSGKEIEVVADRIDGFNGPIRVDIADVPAGFHVTSPIIIQAGHDRAYGVLSADPVPETSGPLVAPQPNDSRYQTVSVTATAKIGGKEVTHPVNPLGQIKLLEKPKLIIRMVTMDTDKLDVAGDNIAEIPAKPIELTIHPGETISARVLLLRNGYQGVVGFGREYAGRNLPHGVYVDNIGLNGLLLLDNQNERTFYLTAAKWVPETTRLFHLRAAQEGNQTSIPVLLHVKHKDKLAASSN; this is translated from the coding sequence ATGACAAACTTACCTGCAAAACTGATGCTGTGCTGTTCACTCTGCCTGCTGGCCAGTCTGCCCGATTCGCTGCCGGCTGCAGAGAAGCAGATCGATTACCCGAAACAGATCGCTCCCCTGTTTCGCAAATATTGTGAAGGCTGCCACAGCGCGGATGATCCGGAAGGAAAATTCGCGATCGACTCTTATCAGGGTTTACTCAAAGGGGGCAAACATGGTCTGGCAGTTTTACCCGGCGACAGCGGCAGCAGCCGACTGATCCGCATGATCAAAGGCGAAGCCAAACCGGTGATGCCGCCGGAAGACAGTGGCGAAAAACTGACCGACGCAGAAATTGCCCTGCTGGTCGAGTGGGTCAACCAGGGAGCCAAAGGCCCCTCAGACAAAGAACCCGCCCGTATGGAACTAACGGTGCCCGACATTGCGCCTGCCAAATCCATAAAAAAGCCGGTTGCATCACTGGCCTGGTCTCCGGAAACCAATCAGATCGCCATCGCCCGCTTTGAAGAAGTCAAGCTCCTCTCACCTGATCTGAAAACAGTCATTCAGTCATGGAAGACACTACCTGGCAAAGTAAACTCTGTCCGTTTCAGTCCAGACGGCAAGTGGCTGATTACATCTTCAGGAACAACCGGTTTATTTGGCCAGGCTGCCATCTGGGATGTGGAATCAGGAAAGAAACTGCATGAGTTCGTGGGGCACAAGGATGTGCTGTATGCGGCTGCGATCAGTCCCGACAAGAAATGGCTGGCGACTGGCAGTTATGATCAGAACATCATTCTCTGGGATATCGCGACCGGTAAACAGATCCGATCGCTGACCGGACATAACGGCGCCATATTTGATCTGGCTTTCAGTCCCGACAGTACCACACTGGCCAGTGCCTCGGCTGACGCCACGGTGAAAGTCTGGCAGGTCTCTACAGGCAAACGTCTGGATACGCTCAGCCAGCCCCTCAAGGAACAGTACTCCGTTACATTCAGCCCGGATGGCAATTTCATCCTTGCTGCGGGAGCCGACAACCGGATTCGCAAATGGCGTTTTGTCTCCCGGACTTCTACAAAAATCAATCCGTTAATTTACGCCCGCTTCGCTCATGAAAATCCTGTGACACAGATCGCCTTTTCCCCTGACGGCAAACTGCTGGCATCCATTTCCGATGACCAGTCGCTGAAAATCTGGGATGCCAGTCAGTTGATTTTATTGAATGTGCAGGAAAACCTGCCTGCCCTACCGACCTCAGTTGTCTTCTCTGCTGATTCCAAAGAGACTCTGGTTGGTTACAGTAATGGGTTGATTGAGAAAATTGAACTACCACCGCAGCTTTCTCCCGCGCGTGAAACTCAGAACTCAGTCGCCGCAACCAGAAAAGCGGCAGTGCCAGCAGCTCCGGTATCAAAAACAGTGTCGCTTCAGGAGCAGGAACCTAATAATCAGCCGATCGATGCAACACAGCTGAAAGCGTCTGCGATTGTAGTCAGTGGTGTCATCTCGTCAGACAAACCAGAACAGCCCGACATAGACCTGTATCGTTTCGAATCCAAGGCGGGTCAGGAATGGCTCATCGAAACGAATGCCGCTCGCAAAAAATCCAAACTCGATTCCAAAATCGAAGTGCTCGATGCGGAAGGCAAGCAGATCCCCCGGGTTCTGCTGCGAGCCGTCCGCGATTCCTATTTTACCTTCCGCGGTAAAGATTCGAACATCGTCAATGATTTCCGCATTCAGAACTGGCAGGAAATGGAGTTGAACGAATATCTGTACTGTAACGGTGAAGTCGTCAAACTCTGGCTCTACCCGCGTGGTCCCGATTCCGGATTCAACGTCTATCCAGGCAGTGGCGGAAAACGCTATACCTACTTTGGAACCAGCCCCATCACTCACGCGCTGCATGAGCCCTGCTATATTGTAGAACCGCATCCCGTGGGTTCGGATTTGCCCCCCAATGGTCTTCCCGTCTTCACCATTTTTTATGAAAACAATGATGACGGCAGACGCGGACTGGGGGACGATTCACGTTTGATCTTCCAAGCGCCTCAGGACGGCGTGTATTATGTGCGTGTCTCAGATGTCCGCGGATTTCAGGGCAAAGACTTCCATTACGATCTGACGGTTCGTCCCCGCCAGCCTGATTTCAAAGTGACTTTGAAAGGGGCCAACCCCAAGATCAATGCCGGCAGTGGAAAAGAGATCGAAGTCGTCGCTGATCGCATTGATGGCTTTAATGGACCGATTCGTGTTGATATTGCCGATGTACCTGCAGGCTTTCATGTCACCAGCCCGATTATCATCCAGGCCGGTCACGATCGGGCTTACGGCGTATTATCAGCAGACCCAGTACCGGAAACTTCTGGTCCACTTGTTGCACCGCAGCCCAACGACAGTCGCTATCAAACTGTTTCAGTCACCGCGACTGCAAAAATTGGTGGCAAAGAAGTCACTCACCCGGTAAATCCACTGGGACAGATCAAACTACTCGAAAAACCAAAACTGATTATCCGTATGGTGACGATGGATACCGACAAACTGGATGTTGCCGGCGACAATATAGCCGAAATTCCTGCGAAGCCCATTGAACTGACCATCCATCCTGGCGAAACAATTTCAGCCCGGGTTCTGCTGCTGCGAAATGGTTATCAGGGAGTCGTCGGTTTTGGGCGTGAGTATGCAGGCCGCAATCTGCCCCACGGCGTCTATGTGGACAACATCGGTTTAAATGGACTGTTGCTGCTGGACAATCAGAATGAACGGACTTTCTATCTGACGGCTGCCAAGTGGGTCCCTGAAACGACACGTTTGTTCCATCTTCGAGCCGCCCAGGAAGGCAACCAGACTTCAATTCCAGTGCTCCTGCATGTAAAACACAAAGATAAACTGGCTGCCAGTTCGAACTAA